One segment of Amycolatopsis alba DSM 44262 DNA contains the following:
- a CDS encoding PTS sugar transporter subunit IIA, whose product MSLEILSPVGGKTTAMTEVPDPVFAQAMVGPGLAVLPSGGRQDAVAPVDGTVVTLHPHAFVVATEDGRGVLVHLGIDTVKQKGEGFTLHVVKGEAVRAGQPIVGWDPEAVKAAGYSPIVPVVALDAKAEVLSGLLTGGDVEPGDPIFTWDS is encoded by the coding sequence TTTGGAGATCCTGAGCCCGGTCGGCGGCAAGACGACCGCTATGACCGAAGTGCCCGATCCGGTCTTCGCGCAGGCGATGGTCGGCCCCGGCCTCGCGGTCCTGCCCTCGGGCGGGCGCCAGGACGCGGTCGCGCCGGTCGACGGGACGGTCGTGACCCTGCACCCGCACGCTTTCGTGGTGGCCACCGAAGACGGCCGCGGGGTGCTGGTCCACCTGGGGATCGACACGGTGAAGCAGAAGGGCGAGGGGTTCACCCTCCACGTCGTCAAGGGCGAAGCCGTCCGCGCGGGGCAGCCGATCGTCGGCTGGGACCCCGAAGCGGTCAAGGCCGCCGGCTACTCGCCGATCGTGCCCGTGGTGGCGCTGGACGCGAAGGCCGAAGTCCTTTCGGGACTGCTCACCGGCGGCGACGTCGAGCCGGGCGACCCGATTTTCACCTGGGACAGCTGA
- a CDS encoding ubiquinol-cytochrome c reductase iron-sulfur subunit produces the protein MTAELHSRRTVLTTGAAVAGAAVGAAALAACGSDTPSAGSAAAPPAAAPGESLTALADIEVGQAKAAKTADGKDVIVTRTAEGTAAAFSAICTHQGCTVVPAGAELKCPCHNSIFDAKTGAVKKGPADQPLPSIAVKVTNGQVVTA, from the coding sequence ATGACTGCCGAACTCCACTCCCGCCGCACCGTCCTGACCACCGGGGCCGCCGTCGCCGGCGCGGCCGTCGGCGCCGCGGCCCTCGCGGCCTGCGGAAGCGACACCCCGTCGGCCGGCTCGGCTGCCGCTCCGCCCGCCGCGGCACCGGGTGAATCCCTGACCGCGCTCGCCGACATCGAGGTCGGCCAGGCGAAGGCCGCCAAGACCGCCGACGGCAAGGACGTCATCGTCACCAGGACCGCCGAAGGCACGGCGGCCGCGTTCAGCGCGATCTGCACGCACCAGGGCTGCACGGTGGTCCCGGCCGGCGCGGAACTCAAGTGTCCTTGCCACAACTCGATCTTCGACGCGAAGACCGGCGCCGTCAAAAAGGGACCGGCGGACCAGCCGCTGCCCTCGATCGCGGTCAAGGTCACCAATGGCCAGGTCGTCACGGCCTGA
- a CDS encoding sigma-70 family RNA polymerase sigma factor yields MKEFAEDRLMRALHDEHAAALWSYALHLTSGDRVRAEDVVQETLLRAWRNAKVLDQSEGSARGWLFTVARRIAIDDWRAAESHPEVVTGQPPETAVTDGTERAVQGWLVAEALGELSPRHRDVLVLCYFQGYSVADAAKRLGVAEGTIKSRTHYALRALRLVLEERGVTR; encoded by the coding sequence GTGAAGGAATTCGCGGAGGACCGGCTGATGCGGGCTCTGCACGACGAGCACGCCGCCGCGCTCTGGTCCTACGCGCTGCACCTCACCAGCGGCGACCGGGTCCGCGCGGAGGACGTTGTCCAGGAGACGCTGCTGCGGGCCTGGCGCAACGCCAAGGTGCTCGACCAGTCCGAGGGGTCGGCGCGGGGCTGGCTGTTCACCGTCGCGAGGCGGATCGCCATCGACGACTGGCGGGCGGCCGAGTCGCATCCGGAGGTGGTGACCGGCCAACCGCCCGAAACGGCGGTCACGGACGGCACCGAGCGGGCGGTCCAGGGCTGGCTGGTCGCCGAAGCGCTCGGTGAGCTCTCGCCGAGGCATCGAGACGTCCTTGTCCTGTGCTACTTCCAGGGTTACTCCGTCGCCGACGCGGCGAAGCGGCTGGGCGTGGCCGAAGGCACGATCAAGTCGCGGACGCACTACGCCTTGCGGGCGTTGCGCCTGGTATTGGAGGAAAGAGGGGTGACTCGATGA